One Amaranthus tricolor cultivar Red isolate AtriRed21 chromosome 1, ASM2621246v1, whole genome shotgun sequence DNA window includes the following coding sequences:
- the LOC130820333 gene encoding ATP synthase subunit alpha, chloroplastic-like: MVTIRADEISNIIRERIEQYNREVKVVNTGTVLQVGDGIARIHGLDEVMAGELVEFQEGTIGIALNLESNNVGVVLMGDGLLIQEGSSVKATGRIAQIPVSEAYLGRVINALAKPIDGRGEISASESRLIESPAPGIISRRSVYEPLQTGLIAIDSMIPVGRGQRELIIGDRQTGKTAVATDTILNQQGQNVICVYVAIGQKASSVAQVVTTFQERGAMEYTIVVAETADSPATLQYLAPYTGAALAEYFMYRERHTLIIYDDLSKQAQAYRQMSLLLRRPPGREAYPGDVFYLHSRLLERAAKLSSRLGEGSMTALPIVETQSGDVSAYIPTNVISITDGQIFLSADLFNAGIRPAINVGISVSRVGSAAQIKAMKQVAGKLKLELAQFAELEAFAQFASDLDKATQNQLARGQRLRELLKQPQSAPLKVAEQVLTIYTGTNGYLDSLELEQVRKFIVELRTYVKTNKPEFQEIISSTKTFTEDAEALLKEAIQEQMERFRHQEQA, encoded by the coding sequence ATGGTAACCATTCGAGCAGACGAAATTAGCAATATTATCCGTGAACGTATTGAACAATATAATCGAGAAGTAAAGGTTGTAAATACCGGTACCGTACTTCAAGTAGGTGACGGCATTGCTCGTATTCACGGTCTTGATGAAGTAATGGCAGGTGAATTAGTAGAATTTCAAGAGGGGACAATAGGCATTGCTTTGAATTTGGAATCCAATAATGTTGGTGTTGTATTAATGGGTGATGGTTTGCTGATACAAGAAGGAAGTTCTGTAAAAGCAACAGGAAGAATTGCTCAGATACCTGTGAGTGAAGCTTATTTGGGTCGTGTTATAAATGCCCTAGCTAAACCTATTGATGGTAGGGGTGAAATTTCGGCTTCGGAATCTCGGTTAATTGAATCTCCCGCTCCCGGTATTATTTCGAGACGTTCTGTATATGAGCCTCTTCAAACCGGACTTATTGCTATTGATTCAATGATCCCTGTAGGACGTGGCCAGCGAGAATTAATTATTGGGGATAGACAAACTGGTAAAACAGCCGTAGCCACAGATACGATTCTTAATCAACAAGGACAAAATGTAATATGTGTTTATGTAGCTATTGGTCAAAAAGCATCTTCTGTGGCGCAGGTAGTTACTACCTTCCAGGAAAGGGGAGCAATGGAGTACACTATTGTGGTAGCCGAAACAGCGGATTCCCCCGCTACATTACAGTATCTGGCTCCTTATACCGGAGCGGCGCTGGCGGAATATTTTATGTACCGTGAACGACACACTTTAATCATTTATGATGATCTTTCCAAACAAGCACAAGCCTATCGCCAAATGTCTCTTCTATTACGAAGACCGCCTGGTCGTGAAGCTTATCCAGGAGATGTTTTTTATTTGCATTCACGACTTTTGGAAAGAGCCGCTAAATTAAGTTCTCGTTTAGGTGAAGGAAGTATGACTGCTTTACCAATAGTCGAGACCCAATCAGGAGATGTTTCGGCTTATATTCCTACGAATGTAATTTCCATTACAGATGGACAAATATTCTTATCCGCCGATCTATTCAATGCTGGAATCAGACCAGCAATTAATGTGGGTATTTCTGTTTCTAGGGTGGGGTCCGCAGCTCAAATTAAAGCTATGAAACAAGTAGCTGGTAAATTAAAACTGGAACTGGCCCAATTTGCAGAATTAGAAGCCTTTGCCCAATTTGCTTCTGATCTTGATAAAGCTACTCAGAATCAGTTGGCAAGAGGGCAACGATTACGTGAATTACTGAAACAACCCCAATCAGCTCCTCTCAAGGTCGCAGAACAGGTATTGACTATATATACCGGAAcgaatggttatcttgattcATTAGAACTTGAGCAAGTAAGGAAATTTATTGTTGAATTACGCACTTATGTAAAAACTAATAAACCAGAGTTCCAAGAAATTATATCTTCTACCAAGACATTTACTGAAGACGCAGAAGCCCTTTTAAAAGAAGCTATTCAAGAACAGATGGAACGCTTTCGACATCAGGAACAAGCGTAA
- the LOC130820342 gene encoding ATP synthase subunit b, chloroplastic-like has protein sequence MKNVTDSFVFLGHWPSAGSFGFNTDILATNLINLSVVLDVLIFFGKGVLNDLLDNRKQRILSTIRNSEELRGKAIEQLEKARARLKKVEMEADQFRVNGYSEIEREKINLINSTYKTLEQLENYKNETIQFEQQKAINQVRQQVFQQALQGALGTLNSCLNNELHLRTINANIGMFGAMNEITD, from the exons ATGAAAAATGTAACCGATTCTTTCGTTTTCTTGGGTCACTGGCCATCCGCCGGGAGTTTCGGGTTTAATACCGATATTTTAGCAACAAATCTAATAAATCTAAGTGTAGTTCTTGatgtattgattttttttggaaagGGAGTGT TAAATGATTTATTAGATAATCGAAAACAGAGAATCTTGAGTACTATTCGAAATTCAGAAGAACTACGCGGAAAAGCCATTGAACAGCTTGAAAAAGCCAGGGCTCGTTTAAAAAAAGTCGAAATGGAAGCGGATCAGTTTCGAGTGAATGGATATTCTGAAATAGAACgcgaaaaaataaatttgattaattcAACTTATAAAACTTTAGAACAATtagaaaattacaaaaatgagaCCATTCAGTTTGAACAACAAAAAGCGATTAATCAAGTCCGACAACAGGTTTTCCAACAAGCCTTACAAGGAGCTCTAGGAACTCTGAATAGTTGTTTAAACAACGAATTACATTTACGGACCATCAACGCTAATATTGGCATGTTTGGTGCGATGAACGAAATAACCGATTAG
- the LOC130820351 gene encoding ATP synthase subunit c, chloroplastic-like, with amino-acid sequence MNPLISAASVIAAGLAVGLASIGPGVGQGTAAGQAVEGITRQPEAVGKIRGTLLLSLAFMEALTIYGLVVALALLFANPFV; translated from the coding sequence ATGAATCCATTGATTTCTGCCGCTTCCGTTATTGCTGCTGGATTGGCTGTAGGGCTTGCTTCTATTGGACCTGGAGTTGGTCAAGGTACTGCTGCAGGACAAGCTGTAGAAGGTATTACGAGACAGCCCGAAGCAGTGGGAAAAATACGAGGTACTTTATTACTTAGTTTAGCTTTTATGGAAGCTTTAACAATTTATGGATTGGTTGTAGCATTAGCGCTTTTATTTGCGAATCCTTTTGTTTAA